The following coding sequences are from one Mycolicibacterium aichiense window:
- the ponA2 gene encoding transglycosylase/D,D-transpeptidase PonA2, translated as MSERPPAGATIIKLAWCCLLASVILAALLFPVVGGIGLISNRASDVVANGSAQLVEGEVPAVTTMVDAKGNPIAWLYSQRRFEVPSDKIADTMKLAIVSIEDKRFAEHNGVDWKGTLTGLAGYASGDVDTRGGSTLEQQYVKNYQLLVIAQTDAEKRAAVETTPARKLREIRMALTLDKTFTKPEILTRYLNLVSFGNGAFGIQDAAQTYFGIDASHLNWQQAALLAGMVQSTSALNPYTNPDGALARRNLVLDTMIDNVPGKADELRAAKQEPLGILPQPNELPRGCIAAGDRAFFCDYVQEYLARAGISKDQLARGGYLIKTTLDPDVQNSVKSAVDSLAPPDINGIASVMSVVLPGKDAHPVVAMVSNRTYGLNSAVGETMQPQPFSLAGDGAGSIFKIFTTAAALDMGMGINANLDAPARFEAKGLGSGGAKGCPRDTWCVQNDGNYRGSMSVTDALAQSPNTAFAKLISQVGVQRTVDMAVKLGLRSYAEPGTARPYDPETNESLADFIKRQNLGSFTLGPIQVNALELSNVAATLASGGTWCPPNPVDKLFDRNGNEVSVTTETCDQVVPEGLANTLSNALSKDDVSGTAAGSARSVGWDLPSSGKTGTTEAHRSSGFLGYTNRYAAAAYIYDDSSTPSDLCSFPLRQCGDGNLYGGNEPAKTWFTAMKPIATNFGDVALPPTDPRYVDGGPGSRVPTVSGLTQDAARTRLKESGFQVADQATPVNSTSPAGTVVGTSPGGQTIPGSIITIQISNGIPPAPPPPPPGAPPIPGLDGAPFGQTVVEIPGLPPITVPLLAPPPPPP; from the coding sequence ATGTCGGAACGCCCGCCAGCCGGGGCCACGATCATCAAGCTGGCCTGGTGCTGCCTGCTGGCCAGCGTGATACTGGCGGCGCTTCTATTTCCCGTGGTCGGCGGGATAGGCCTGATCTCCAACCGCGCCTCCGATGTGGTGGCCAACGGCTCCGCCCAGTTGGTCGAGGGCGAAGTGCCCGCGGTGACCACCATGGTCGATGCCAAGGGCAACCCCATCGCCTGGCTGTACTCCCAACGTCGCTTCGAGGTTCCGAGCGACAAGATCGCCGACACCATGAAGCTGGCAATTGTGTCCATCGAGGACAAGAGATTTGCCGAACATAACGGTGTCGACTGGAAAGGCACGCTGACCGGCCTGGCCGGCTACGCCTCCGGCGACGTCGACACCCGGGGCGGATCCACTCTCGAGCAGCAGTACGTGAAGAACTATCAGCTGCTGGTGATCGCCCAGACCGACGCCGAAAAGCGCGCCGCCGTGGAGACCACGCCGGCCCGCAAGCTGCGTGAGATCCGGATGGCGCTCACGTTGGACAAGACATTCACCAAGCCTGAGATTCTCACCCGTTACCTCAACCTGGTCAGCTTCGGCAACGGCGCCTTCGGCATCCAGGACGCCGCCCAGACGTACTTCGGCATCGACGCCTCACACCTGAACTGGCAGCAGGCCGCGCTTCTGGCCGGGATGGTGCAGTCGACCAGCGCGCTGAACCCGTACACCAACCCCGACGGCGCGCTGGCGCGCCGCAATCTCGTGCTGGACACGATGATCGACAACGTCCCGGGTAAGGCTGACGAGCTGCGGGCCGCCAAACAGGAACCGCTGGGCATCCTGCCGCAGCCGAACGAACTGCCGCGCGGCTGCATCGCCGCCGGCGACCGCGCGTTCTTCTGCGATTACGTGCAGGAGTACCTCGCACGGGCCGGCATCAGCAAGGACCAGCTCGCCAGGGGCGGCTATCTGATCAAGACCACGCTGGATCCCGATGTCCAGAATTCGGTGAAGAGCGCCGTCGACTCGCTTGCACCGCCGGACATCAACGGCATCGCCAGCGTCATGAGTGTCGTGCTGCCGGGCAAGGACGCGCATCCGGTGGTCGCGATGGTCAGTAACCGGACCTACGGTCTGAACTCCGCGGTCGGGGAAACCATGCAGCCGCAACCCTTTTCGCTCGCCGGCGACGGCGCGGGCTCGATCTTCAAGATCTTCACCACGGCCGCGGCGCTGGATATGGGCATGGGAATCAACGCCAACCTCGACGCCCCTGCCCGCTTCGAGGCCAAAGGCCTCGGCAGCGGCGGCGCCAAAGGCTGCCCGCGTGACACCTGGTGCGTGCAGAACGACGGCAACTACCGCGGATCGATGAGCGTCACCGACGCGCTGGCCCAGTCGCCCAACACCGCGTTCGCCAAGCTGATCTCCCAGGTGGGCGTCCAGCGCACCGTCGACATGGCGGTCAAGCTGGGCTTGCGTTCCTACGCCGAGCCCGGCACCGCGCGCCCGTACGACCCGGAGACCAACGAGAGCCTCGCCGACTTCATCAAGCGGCAGAATCTCGGATCGTTCACGCTGGGCCCGATTCAGGTCAACGCGCTCGAGCTGTCCAACGTCGCGGCCACGCTGGCCTCCGGCGGCACCTGGTGCCCACCCAATCCGGTCGACAAGCTCTTCGACCGCAACGGCAACGAGGTCTCGGTCACCACCGAGACCTGCGATCAGGTGGTTCCGGAAGGGTTGGCCAACACGCTGTCCAACGCGCTGAGCAAGGACGACGTCAGCGGTACCGCGGCCGGGTCGGCCCGCTCGGTGGGCTGGGACCTGCCGAGCTCCGGTAAGACCGGCACCACCGAGGCGCACCGGTCCTCGGGTTTCCTCGGCTACACCAACCGGTACGCGGCGGCCGCCTATATCTATGACGACTCCAGCACCCCGTCGGATCTCTGTTCCTTCCCGCTGCGGCAGTGCGGCGACGGCAACCTTTACGGCGGTAACGAGCCCGCCAAGACCTGGTTCACGGCGATGAAGCCGATCGCGACGAACTTCGGCGACGTCGCGCTGCCGCCCACCGATCCGCGGTACGTCGACGGCGGACCGGGCTCCCGGGTGCCCACGGTGTCGGGCCTGACCCAGGACGCGGCACGTACCCGCCTGAAGGAATCGGGCTTCCAGGTGGCCGACCAGGCCACCCCGGTCAACAGCACATCCCCGGCCGGCACGGTGGTCGGCACATCGCCGGGTGGGCAGACGATTCCCGGCTCGATCATCACGATCCAGATCAGCAATGGCATACCGCCTG
- a CDS encoding WhiB family transcriptional regulator, translating to MSGIRTAVRKPSAALLHGSIPGADGEARIAWVSRALCRSTDPDELFVRGAAQRKAAVICRHCPVMAECGADALDNRVEFGVWGGMTERQRRALLKQHPEVVSWSEFFAAQRKHRSVS from the coding sequence GTGTCAGGTATTCGGACCGCTGTTCGCAAGCCAAGCGCAGCGCTTTTGCACGGATCCATTCCAGGTGCGGACGGGGAAGCCCGGATTGCCTGGGTTTCGCGAGCTCTGTGCCGCTCAACCGACCCTGACGAGCTATTTGTCCGCGGCGCCGCCCAGCGCAAAGCCGCGGTCATCTGCCGTCACTGTCCGGTCATGGCCGAGTGTGGCGCGGATGCGCTCGACAATCGTGTGGAATTCGGGGTCTGGGGCGGCATGACGGAGCGTCAGCGTCGTGCACTGCTCAAGCAGCACCCCGAGGTGGTGTCCTGGTCGGAATTCTTCGCCGCGCAGCGCAAGCACCGTAGCGTCAGCTAA